The genomic interval TGTATATTATTGTTACTACATTTTTCTTTATGTCTTATACCGTCAGCGGAGATTCTATGTATCCTACATTTGAAAATGGAGATAAAGTGATTGTCAACAAGATGAGCACGATACATCATGGAGAAGTCATCGTATTTAAAACGGATAAAAAAGAAAATTTTGTAAAACGTGTTATCGGTATACCGGGAGATAATGTCGAGTATGTTAATGATGTGTTATACATAAATGGAAAACGAATCGCAGAACCTTATTTGCAGGAAAATGAAATTGCAAAATCTAATGTTCTATTGACAGAAAACTTTAATATTACTGAAATTGTGGGATCAGAGGGTCAAAAAACGATACCGAAAAATAAATATTTAGTACTCGGAGATAATCGTGAAATTAGTCAGGATAGTCGTCATTTCGGTTTAATCGAAGGTAGTCAGATCGTTGGAGAAGTTCAAGTCAGATACTGGCCGATCAGTACATTTCATGTTAATTTTAGCCCACAATAATATATAAGCAACTTTACAAAGTAGTATTGTTTGTAAAGTTGCTTTTTTAGGAGGAAAGAGATGACAGTTCAATTGTTATTAGGTAGACGCGGCACTGGTAAAACACATCATATCGTAGAAGTTATTAAGTCGGATTTGAAGGATAAACCGCTTGGGGATCCGATAATTATGATTACACCAAGACAGAGCACGTTTCAAATCGAACAGGCGCTCAGTCAGGATGCGTTAATAAAAGGAAGCGTAAGAACTGCAATTTATTCATTCGATAGACTGTACTGGCGTCTTGAAAGTGAAGAAGGATTATCATCATTGAAACAAATATCAAAAAGTGGTTCTGAAATGATGGTTTATCAAATGCTGAATACGCATAAAGCACAATTAAAAAGATTTCATTCAACGAGTGAATATTATGGATTTAGTCAGAAGATGGCGGCAGTTATTTCTGACTTAAAAAAATATAATGTAACGCCAGCAAATCTGCTCAATATATTACAGGAAAATATTGATGTCAGAACGAAAGATAAACTCCACGATATTCATGTTATTTATAATGCATTAGAAAATAAAATAACTGGTCAGTATATGCAAACAGAAGATATGCTGCTGAATTTACGTGAACTTATCGCACAAAGCAGTACAATACGTAAGTCTGATATTTTTATTGATGGATTTTATAACTTTACGACTGTAGAGTATATGGTTATAGTAGCACTCGCACAGCATGCGAAGTCATTAACGATTGCTTTGACGATTGATCAGACTGATCCAGTACTTTTCAGAAAGACGTCAGAAACACTTGAGCATATAAAGACGCATCTAGCTCATGTCGATATCGCATACAACGTCCAGAATTTTAATACGCGTTATCGATTTAATGAAACGTTGAGCATATTAGAAAGTAGTTTTTCTGAAGATATAAATTTCAATGCAACGAAAGATATTCAATTATCCGCACACAGTACTGTAATGGATGAAGCAGAATATACAGCACATGAAATTATGAAACGTGTGCGAAATGGGCAACGCTTTAAAGATATTGCGATACTGTATCGCGACGAAAGCTATGTAAAGGCGCTTACAGATGCAATGGATATACATCAAATTCCATACCATACAGATTTTAAAACGCAGATGATTCATCATAAAGTAATCGAATTTATACGTTCAATACTTGATGTATGTAAGTCAAATATGCGTATAGAACATTTATTCAGAGCATTAAAGACAGGACTTATTACGCATGCGCATAAACATGATGAGGAATTGCTGCTCGTTGACATGCTGGAAAATGTAATGATTGAACGCGGCATGTATTATACAGACATTTTAGAAGGGCGTAAGCTGTTTTATGATGACAATGATAAATACAATAAAGATCAGTGGGATGCATTATTAAATTATATTAATTTTATTACCGAAACAATCGAGCCATTCAGAAAGACGTTGCAAAATGCAGTAACAGGACGTGAATTTGCGGTAGCCATTTATGAACTGCTCCTTAAATTATCAATTCCAGAATATTTAATGCAGCAGAAAGATTATGCACGAGATAATGGTGAACAGTATATAGCACTTACATTTGATCAAATATTATCAGGCATTAATCAAGTGCTGGATGATTTCGTATTAATACTGGACGACACAACGTTAGATTTAAAAGCGATGTGCGATATTATAGATGTTGGATTTGAAACGCTTGAGTTCAGCGCACCGCCACAAGGACTTGATCAAATTCAAATTCTGAACCTGGACTTAGCAAAGGTAGAAAATAAACCGATAATCTTTGTTGTCGGTGTTAACGATGAATTGTTACCACGACCATTGAAAGAAGATGCGATTATTACAGATAAAGAGAAAAAATTAATGCAGGAAGTACAGAATGTACAGCTTGCACCGACAACAGATGTATTAATACAGGATGAGTGGTTTGTATTTTATACTGCCGTTACGCACGCAAAGCAGTCAGTATATTTATCATACAGTTTAATGAGTGTGAATCATGAAGCGATGCGTCCATCTCGTTATTTAGACCGTCTTAAACGACAACTTAATTTATCTGTTACGGATATGACACATGTTACGTCTCCTGAAGCACTTATTACAACATATGATGGAGGTATCAAACATGCTGTGACACATATTAATGATTTAGCATGGCATGACGTCGTTGAAACGTATAAATCCGATGCGAAGTTTAAACATATCTTTAAGCTGAAAGGTTTTAATAATCAATCAGAAACTTTAACAGATGGAGAAGTATCTCAGTTATATGGGGATACGATTAAAGCGAGTGTGTCACGATTTGAAACGTTTAATCAATGTGCGTTCAAACATTTTGCGAATCACGGATTAAAATTGAAAGAACGTATACCTTATCAATTCCAGTCATTCCAGCTCGGTAATATTTTTCATGATGTACTGCGACATTTAAGTGAGAAATATAAAGAAGATATTACGAAAGTGACACCATCTGTACTGCAAAGTGAGATTGATCAGTATTTACAGACAGTACTGCCGTCAGTCCAGTATGAAGTATTATATTCAAAACATTATTATAAGTATATTGTGAATCAAATTAAAACGATTCTGTTATCAACATTTACAGCATTACAGCGTCAAACGAAATATAGCAATTTTAAGATGCAGCACTTTGAAACGCGCTTCGGTAAAGGTGGTGCGTTAAATACGCAAGTATACAATTTCGGCAATAAGCGTATTGAAATTACAGG from Macrococcus armenti carries:
- the addB gene encoding helicase-exonuclease AddAB subunit AddB, whose amino-acid sequence is MTVQLLLGRRGTGKTHHIVEVIKSDLKDKPLGDPIIMITPRQSTFQIEQALSQDALIKGSVRTAIYSFDRLYWRLESEEGLSSLKQISKSGSEMMVYQMLNTHKAQLKRFHSTSEYYGFSQKMAAVISDLKKYNVTPANLLNILQENIDVRTKDKLHDIHVIYNALENKITGQYMQTEDMLLNLRELIAQSSTIRKSDIFIDGFYNFTTVEYMVIVALAQHAKSLTIALTIDQTDPVLFRKTSETLEHIKTHLAHVDIAYNVQNFNTRYRFNETLSILESSFSEDINFNATKDIQLSAHSTVMDEAEYTAHEIMKRVRNGQRFKDIAILYRDESYVKALTDAMDIHQIPYHTDFKTQMIHHKVIEFIRSILDVCKSNMRIEHLFRALKTGLITHAHKHDEELLLVDMLENVMIERGMYYTDILEGRKLFYDDNDKYNKDQWDALLNYINFITETIEPFRKTLQNAVTGREFAVAIYELLLKLSIPEYLMQQKDYARDNGEQYIALTFDQILSGINQVLDDFVLILDDTTLDLKAMCDIIDVGFETLEFSAPPQGLDQIQILNLDLAKVENKPIIFVVGVNDELLPRPLKEDAIITDKEKKLMQEVQNVQLAPTTDVLIQDEWFVFYTAVTHAKQSVYLSYSLMSVNHEAMRPSRYLDRLKRQLNLSVTDMTHVTSPEALITTYDGGIKHAVTHINDLAWHDVVETYKSDAKFKHIFKLKGFNNQSETLTDGEVSQLYGDTIKASVSRFETFNQCAFKHFANHGLKLKERIPYQFQSFQLGNIFHDVLRHLSEKYKEDITKVTPSVLQSEIDQYLQTVLPSVQYEVLYSKHYYKYIVNQIKTILLSTFTALQRQTKYSNFKMQHFETRFGKGGALNTQVYNFGNKRIEITGQIDRIDTMRAQNKDYVRIIDYKSSDTDLDLRKVYYGLQMQMLTYMDVVLSNKEKLQLNEDVIPAGLLYFHVFNPKLSFGLKQDLSALVDERFSQYSMKGFILDDVDIARDMDTTLDDGMKSLIVPAKLKNDGTFNKTSSKTLSVDEMHALITHNKGKFLQTASNILQGDSSINPVKFQDINPCMYCEFKSVCHIDPIINQRDIRTFETDINPLNEILKEVDRDAVDD
- the lepB gene encoding signal peptidase I; this translates as MRQEFIEWFIAIIIATLLYIIVTTFFFMSYTVSGDSMYPTFENGDKVIVNKMSTIHHGEVIVFKTDKKENFVKRVIGIPGDNVEYVNDVLYINGKRIAEPYLQENEIAKSNVLLTENFNITEIVGSEGQKTIPKNKYLVLGDNREISQDSRHFGLIEGSQIVGEVQVRYWPISTFHVNFSPQ